One segment of Streptomyces sp. NBC_00576 DNA contains the following:
- a CDS encoding glycoside hydrolase family 43 protein, protein MIHNPVLRGFEPDPVILRVGDEDYYIATSTFEWYPGVRLHHSRDLVDWRALGGALDSRRLLDLAGVPDSGGIWAPGLSYADGLFHLVFTVVDTYAEGWKDLPNFVTTAPSIEGPWSDPVPLHGRGFDVSLFHDDDGSSWLLNMRFDWRPEKESFAGIELQEYDRTSRKLLGKPRTITVGTAAGVAEGPHLYRRNGWYYLVHAEGGTGYEHGAAVARSRDLFGPYEPDPAGPLLTARHDPKLELQKAGHCSLVETPSGQWYAAHITARPYTERGRCVMGRETALQPVTWTEDGWPRITGGIPAVTVQGPGLTPAPFPAQPATDRFDPPVLGPDWSTLRRPAGEDWLSLTEHPGSLRIRGGQSPVGRRSPSLVARRVTSARCSFETRVTFDPRTPDHLAGVTAYYNTRNWHYLYATAEDDGSPVLKVLSCEQGALTARPARVPLTAGAPVVLRAELDGPVLHFAYDAGSGPHALPLALDATVLSDEAADEFHDGQLRVLGFTGAMLGLWVQDLDGAGVHADFAYATYEEVTP, encoded by the coding sequence GTGATCCACAATCCCGTCCTGCGCGGCTTCGAGCCCGACCCGGTGATCCTGCGGGTCGGCGACGAGGACTACTACATCGCCACGTCGACCTTCGAGTGGTACCCCGGAGTGCGTCTCCACCACTCCCGGGACCTGGTCGACTGGCGTGCGCTGGGCGGCGCGCTGGACAGCCGCCGGCTGCTCGATCTGGCCGGGGTCCCCGACTCCGGCGGGATCTGGGCGCCGGGGCTGTCCTACGCGGACGGTCTGTTCCACCTGGTCTTCACGGTGGTGGACACATACGCGGAAGGCTGGAAGGACCTGCCGAACTTCGTGACCACCGCGCCCTCGATCGAGGGCCCGTGGTCCGACCCGGTACCACTGCACGGGCGGGGTTTCGACGTATCGCTGTTCCACGACGACGACGGCAGCAGCTGGCTGCTGAACATGCGCTTCGACTGGCGGCCGGAGAAGGAGTCCTTCGCCGGGATCGAGCTGCAGGAGTACGACCGTACCTCGCGCAAGCTCCTCGGGAAGCCCCGGACGATCACCGTGGGCACGGCCGCAGGCGTCGCCGAGGGCCCGCACCTCTACCGCCGGAACGGCTGGTACTACCTCGTGCACGCCGAGGGCGGCACCGGCTACGAGCACGGAGCCGCCGTCGCCCGCTCCCGCGACCTCTTCGGCCCGTACGAGCCGGACCCGGCCGGGCCGCTGCTCACCGCCCGCCACGACCCGAAACTGGAACTGCAGAAAGCCGGCCACTGCTCGCTGGTGGAGACCCCGTCCGGTCAGTGGTACGCGGCCCACATCACCGCCCGCCCCTACACCGAGCGCGGCCGCTGCGTCATGGGCCGGGAGACCGCCCTCCAGCCCGTGACCTGGACCGAGGACGGCTGGCCGCGCATCACGGGCGGCATCCCCGCAGTGACCGTCCAGGGCCCCGGCCTGACACCCGCCCCGTTCCCGGCGCAGCCCGCGACCGACCGTTTCGACCCGCCCGTGCTCGGCCCCGACTGGTCCACCCTGCGCCGCCCGGCCGGGGAGGACTGGCTCAGCCTCACCGAACACCCCGGCTCCCTGCGGATCCGGGGCGGCCAGTCCCCGGTCGGCCGCCGGTCCCCGAGCCTGGTCGCCCGCCGGGTCACGTCCGCTCGCTGCTCGTTCGAGACGCGGGTGACCTTCGACCCCCGTACGCCGGACCACCTGGCGGGCGTCACCGCTTACTACAACACCCGCAACTGGCACTACCTGTACGCCACCGCCGAGGACGACGGCAGCCCGGTCCTCAAGGTCCTCAGCTGTGAGCAGGGCGCCCTCACCGCCCGCCCCGCCCGGGTGCCGCTCACCGCCGGCGCGCCCGTCGTGCTGCGGGCCGAACTCGACGGCCCCGTGCTGCACTTCGCGTACGACGCCGGCAGCGGCCCGCACGCCCTGCCGCTCGCACTGGACGCCACCGTGCTGTCGGACGAGGCCGCCGACGAGTTCCACGACGGCCAGCTGAGGGTCCTGGGCTTCACCGGCGCGATGCTCGGCCTGTGGGTACAGGATCTCGACGGCGCGGGCGTGCACGCCGACTTCGCCTACGCGACGTACGAAGAAGTGACGCCGTGA
- a CDS encoding Tat pathway signal sequence domain protein, translated as MSTAPRRREVLKYAGTTGAAVGLGWLGSAPAAAVTPVEPGSAAASKASAAACEPLDIVIFGDPASETAHHLDAALSDTVTGGLGQSARVLNPADTASYWGGTLTFDVKVSPTGTTYVTVRLWGDDHDPTATEAGFGSKNWRLQLFCEGLQIGYQDEGAVDSLDILDTSPRAPGRFFFHTLPLPERLTAGKKTVSLEIRSMGRIWSYGQNQAQLYYNQTTPSRGIYRLYTHTDPYFVAPRGEVQGTAPVPVARTTGAEVLDAVKARVQKEQSDYLNTATPAAMDGWAMQSLAEGYLWSGSPAYQQDAAVERVLQAIDGRYMAWQSDATVLTGSDQQWQGFGRVGLCLDLLWEHLGDRLDAKVTGSPYEIANAGFEDGGATPTSWAMPSWASGGGGTWARDTTVSRTGSASLRLTATAASGYSYVYSTPRTKVGSGTYTYGAWIRTDGVTGAGAHIDPLFFDASGTLVGSDHKVFSTTGTHDWEYVCVDLATPGTATQMELHLRLTGPGSAWFDSVTLVKPTELRNPGFESGGATPDHWVMPSWASGGGGTWARDTTVSRSGSASLKLTATGSAGYSYVYATPKIRVGSGTYTYGAWIRTDGVTGAGAHIDPLFYDANGSLVGSDHKQYATTGTHDWEYVSLDIATPDGATQVEFHLRLAGPGSAWFDDIDLIAPAAEAAQQPVRRAAYRTMLQTSRDYWRQHFPHYSNQAQICAIGIYQANRGLGLLDPGLALPEDKARDYLYQSIGMAPYLGPEDADGNPAKPLGADYYQVTKAGLTRELGYVGSYGEVTDWLVMMYESVTRGHGGQEAPELREHMIKMVKARGRFRVVDVDGAGARVSRTETVIGWRNEVYPGAIAYASRTAWDSNPLMSAAAFKDPDLVGWTQEMVDDGQLYPQLQLIATYNWTRVGLNALRLVSRDWDDFQTLAARPGRLPTGWESPDFVFTDEENGAVAIKHGQEVLFASLYWRARQGVNNYARVHHVTPVDQRSATIRQHSAGTTDDTFTARDWILWDYAINDPGAGHLPPGGFPPPGDTLHQSQEGDVYRLAPVPADVPDPTLGVHFDGVETMLVGKAPFYYCEYGDYLIAMNTSTDKAFTLPARQDFGPARDLATGRTVGAGVRPKVGPRSTLVLRRI; from the coding sequence ATGTCCACGGCCCCACGACGACGTGAGGTTCTGAAGTACGCAGGCACCACCGGCGCCGCAGTCGGCCTCGGCTGGCTGGGCAGCGCACCCGCCGCCGCCGTCACGCCGGTCGAACCGGGCTCAGCGGCCGCGTCAAAGGCCTCGGCAGCCGCCTGCGAGCCCCTTGACATCGTTATCTTCGGTGACCCGGCCTCCGAGACCGCGCACCACCTCGACGCAGCCCTCTCCGATACCGTCACCGGCGGCCTCGGCCAGAGCGCCCGCGTGCTCAACCCCGCCGACACGGCTTCCTACTGGGGCGGCACGCTCACCTTCGACGTCAAGGTCAGCCCCACCGGCACCACATACGTGACAGTCCGGCTCTGGGGCGACGACCACGACCCCACCGCCACCGAGGCGGGCTTCGGCTCCAAGAACTGGCGGCTGCAGTTGTTCTGCGAGGGCCTTCAGATCGGCTACCAGGACGAGGGCGCGGTCGACAGCCTCGACATCCTCGACACCTCGCCCCGCGCCCCGGGCCGTTTCTTCTTCCACACCCTGCCGCTGCCGGAGAGGCTCACCGCGGGCAAGAAGACGGTGAGCCTGGAGATCCGCTCGATGGGCCGCATCTGGTCCTACGGCCAGAACCAGGCACAGCTGTACTACAACCAGACCACGCCCTCGCGTGGCATCTACCGCCTGTACACCCACACCGACCCCTACTTCGTCGCGCCCAGGGGCGAGGTCCAGGGCACGGCTCCGGTGCCCGTGGCGCGCACCACGGGCGCGGAGGTCCTGGACGCCGTCAAGGCCCGGGTCCAGAAGGAACAGTCGGACTACCTCAACACCGCGACCCCCGCCGCCATGGACGGCTGGGCGATGCAGTCGCTCGCCGAGGGCTATCTGTGGTCCGGCAGCCCCGCCTACCAGCAGGACGCCGCCGTCGAGCGCGTCCTGCAGGCGATCGACGGCCGTTATATGGCCTGGCAGTCCGACGCGACCGTGCTCACCGGCTCGGACCAGCAGTGGCAGGGCTTCGGCCGGGTCGGGCTGTGCCTGGACCTGCTCTGGGAGCACCTCGGTGACCGGCTCGACGCGAAGGTCACCGGGTCCCCGTACGAGATAGCCAACGCCGGCTTCGAGGACGGCGGCGCCACTCCCACCTCCTGGGCCATGCCCAGCTGGGCCTCCGGCGGTGGCGGCACCTGGGCCCGCGACACCACCGTCTCGCGCACCGGCTCGGCCTCCCTCAGACTCACCGCCACAGCCGCGAGCGGTTACAGCTACGTCTACTCCACCCCCAGGACCAAGGTCGGCTCCGGCACCTACACCTATGGTGCCTGGATCAGGACCGACGGCGTCACCGGCGCGGGCGCGCACATCGACCCGCTGTTCTTTGACGCGAGCGGCACTCTGGTCGGCAGCGACCACAAGGTGTTCTCGACGACCGGCACCCACGACTGGGAGTACGTCTGCGTCGACCTGGCGACGCCCGGCACCGCCACCCAGATGGAGCTCCATCTGCGCCTGACCGGTCCCGGCAGCGCCTGGTTCGACTCCGTCACCCTCGTCAAGCCCACCGAACTGCGCAATCCCGGGTTCGAGAGCGGGGGTGCCACCCCCGACCACTGGGTCATGCCCAGCTGGGCCTCCGGCGGTGGCGGCACCTGGGCCCGCGACACCACCGTCTCGCGCTCCGGCTCAGCCTCGCTCAAGCTCACCGCGACCGGCTCCGCCGGCTACAGCTACGTCTACGCCACCCCGAAGATCCGGGTCGGTTCGGGCACCTACACCTATGGTGCCTGGATCAGGACCGACGGCGTCACCGGCGCGGGCGCGCACATCGACCCGCTGTTCTACGACGCGAACGGCAGCCTGGTCGGGAGCGACCACAAGCAGTACGCGACCACCGGCACCCACGACTGGGAGTACGTCTCCCTCGACATCGCGACCCCCGACGGCGCCACCCAGGTCGAGTTCCATCTGCGCCTGGCCGGCCCCGGCAGCGCCTGGTTCGACGACATCGACCTCATCGCCCCGGCCGCCGAAGCCGCGCAACAGCCGGTGCGCCGGGCGGCGTACAGGACGATGCTGCAGACCAGCCGCGACTACTGGCGGCAGCACTTCCCGCACTACTCCAACCAGGCCCAGATCTGCGCCATCGGCATCTACCAGGCCAACCGCGGCCTGGGGCTGCTCGACCCGGGCCTGGCCCTGCCGGAGGACAAGGCCCGCGACTACCTGTACCAGTCGATCGGCATGGCGCCCTACCTCGGCCCCGAGGACGCGGACGGCAACCCGGCCAAGCCGCTGGGCGCGGACTACTACCAGGTCACCAAGGCGGGTCTGACCCGCGAGCTGGGCTATGTCGGCAGCTACGGCGAGGTCACCGACTGGCTGGTCATGATGTACGAGTCGGTGACCCGGGGCCACGGCGGCCAGGAGGCCCCCGAGTTGCGTGAGCACATGATCAAGATGGTCAAGGCGCGTGGCCGCTTCCGGGTCGTGGACGTGGACGGCGCGGGCGCCCGGGTCTCCCGGACCGAGACCGTCATCGGCTGGCGCAACGAGGTCTACCCCGGCGCGATCGCCTACGCCTCCCGTACCGCCTGGGACTCCAACCCGCTGATGTCCGCCGCCGCCTTCAAGGACCCCGACCTCGTCGGCTGGACCCAGGAAATGGTGGACGACGGCCAGCTCTACCCGCAGCTCCAGCTGATCGCCACCTACAACTGGACCCGGGTCGGCCTCAACGCACTGCGCCTGGTCTCCCGCGACTGGGACGACTTCCAGACGCTCGCCGCCCGCCCGGGCCGGCTGCCCACCGGCTGGGAAAGCCCCGACTTCGTCTTCACCGACGAGGAGAACGGCGCCGTCGCGATCAAGCACGGTCAGGAGGTGCTCTTCGCCTCGCTCTACTGGCGGGCCCGCCAGGGCGTCAACAACTACGCCCGCGTCCACCACGTCACCCCCGTCGACCAGCGTTCGGCGACGATCCGCCAGCACTCCGCGGGCACCACCGACGACACTTTCACCGCCCGCGACTGGATCCTGTGGGACTACGCCATCAACGACCCGGGCGCCGGCCACCTCCCGCCCGGCGGTTTCCCCCCGCCCGGCGACACCCTCCATCAGTCCCAGGAGGGCGACGTCTACCGTCTCGCCCCCGTCCCGGCCGACGTCCCCGACCCGACCCTCGGCGTCCACTTCGACGGCGTCGAGACCATGCTCGTCGGCAAGGCGCCCTTCTACTACTGCGAGTACGGCGACTACCTGATCGCCATGAACACCAGCACCGACAAGGCCTTCACCCTCCCCGCCCGCCAGGACTTCGGCCCCGCCCGTGACCTGGCCACCGGCAGGACCGTCGGCGCCGGCGTACGCCCCAAGGTCGGCCCGCGCAGCACGCTCGTCCTCCGCCGGATCTGA
- a CDS encoding carbohydrate ABC transporter permease gives MAPSLRAKAVTTGLLVLFVLYSLAPTWFLLVSSTKNQSDLYSTFGLWFSANHFMDNLRDIWAYHDHLFVRWIGNSILYSAVGAFGSTLISVAAGYGLAKFDFRGRGAIFGTIVGASLLPGTLLALPLYLLFAQIGLTNTVWSVLIPYFVNPFGVYLGKVYADSSVPAELLEAARLDGAGELRIFSSISLKLMTTGAITIFMLDFVGIWNNFFIPLFMLNGERSFPVTLGLFAWEKQSQSGINMNTLVLTGSLLSIIPLAVFMFALQKYWRSGVLVGSVK, from the coding sequence ATGGCTCCGAGCCTGCGGGCGAAGGCTGTCACCACCGGCCTGCTGGTCCTCTTCGTGCTGTACTCCCTCGCGCCCACCTGGTTCCTGCTGGTCTCCAGCACCAAGAACCAGAGCGACCTCTACTCCACGTTCGGCCTGTGGTTCTCCGCCAACCACTTCATGGACAACCTCCGTGACATCTGGGCCTATCACGACCACCTGTTCGTCCGCTGGATCGGCAACTCGATCCTCTACTCGGCCGTCGGCGCGTTCGGCTCCACGCTGATCTCGGTGGCGGCCGGCTACGGCCTGGCGAAGTTCGACTTCCGGGGCCGGGGTGCGATCTTCGGCACCATCGTCGGCGCTTCGCTGCTGCCCGGCACGCTGCTGGCCCTGCCGCTGTATCTGTTGTTCGCCCAGATCGGGCTGACCAACACGGTCTGGTCGGTGCTGATCCCGTACTTCGTCAACCCGTTCGGTGTGTACCTGGGCAAGGTCTACGCAGACAGCTCGGTGCCGGCCGAACTGCTGGAGGCGGCCCGGCTCGACGGCGCGGGCGAGCTACGGATCTTCTCGTCGATCTCGTTGAAGCTGATGACCACGGGGGCCATCACCATCTTCATGCTCGACTTCGTCGGTATCTGGAACAACTTCTTCATTCCCCTGTTCATGCTCAACGGCGAACGCTCCTTCCCCGTCACCCTCGGGCTGTTCGCCTGGGAGAAGCAGTCCCAGTCCGGCATCAACATGAACACCCTGGTCCTGACCGGGTCCCTGCTGTCGATCATCCCGCTCGCCGTCTTCATGTTCGCCCTGCAGAAGTACTGGCGCAGCGGCGTGCTGGTCGGCAGCGTCAAATAG
- a CDS encoding carbohydrate ABC transporter permease, whose translation MSTALRRSSVALPAPVPGRAGKSPRPARARGAYKGLLFTLPFLVGFLATYVIPIGYAVYQSLYQKKSSGLGFGTPRTVFSGLANFTDTFSDTSFWSSIVRVVLLGAIQIPVMLGISLLMALLLDSVAARAVRFFRSALLIPYVIPTVVSTLIWLFLYSPTGSPIHDVLGRAGADFDFFGGVTTYLALGNVLTWQGIGFNMILISAALQSLPREMYEAAHLDGAGEWRIAWSVKVPNITGILVLTGMFSVIARLQLFGEPLILRQVAPESINTDFTPMLAIYYKAFQTGEYQYAAAQSLILALVTGVLALAYFRFTNRGAK comes from the coding sequence GTGTCAACCGCCCTGCGACGCAGCAGCGTCGCCCTCCCCGCCCCCGTGCCCGGGCGGGCAGGCAAGAGCCCCCGCCCCGCCCGGGCGCGGGGAGCGTACAAAGGGCTGCTGTTCACGCTGCCCTTCCTGGTCGGCTTCCTGGCGACGTACGTCATTCCCATCGGATACGCCGTCTACCAGAGCCTGTACCAGAAGAAGAGTTCCGGCCTGGGCTTCGGCACGCCCCGGACGGTCTTCAGCGGGCTCGCCAACTTCACCGACACGTTCTCCGACACCTCGTTCTGGTCGAGCATCGTGCGGGTGGTGCTGCTGGGGGCGATCCAGATCCCCGTGATGCTGGGCATCTCCCTGCTGATGGCTCTGCTGCTGGACAGCGTCGCCGCCCGCGCGGTGCGGTTCTTCCGCTCGGCGCTGCTGATCCCCTACGTCATCCCGACCGTGGTCTCCACGCTGATCTGGCTCTTCCTCTACAGCCCGACCGGCAGCCCGATCCACGACGTGCTGGGCCGGGCGGGGGCCGACTTCGACTTCTTCGGCGGCGTCACGACGTATCTGGCGCTGGGCAATGTGCTCACCTGGCAGGGCATCGGGTTCAACATGATCCTGATCTCCGCCGCGCTGCAGTCGCTGCCCCGCGAGATGTACGAGGCCGCGCATCTGGACGGCGCCGGCGAGTGGCGGATCGCCTGGTCGGTGAAGGTGCCCAACATCACCGGGATCCTGGTCCTGACCGGCATGTTCTCGGTGATCGCCCGGCTCCAGCTCTTCGGTGAGCCGCTGATCCTGCGGCAGGTGGCACCGGAGTCGATCAACACCGACTTCACCCCGATGCTCGCGATCTACTACAAGGCCTTCCAGACCGGCGAGTACCAGTACGCCGCCGCCCAGTCCCTGATCCTGGCGCTGGTCACCGGCGTGCTCGCCCTCGCGTACTTCCGTTTCACGAACCGGGGGGCCAAGTGA
- a CDS encoding ABC transporter substrate-binding protein, which translates to MSKFRKRAVTGAAAAAALSLLLGACSGSGDDTASSSPSTSGKVKLQFWSWTEGVEAQVKTWNKAHPETQVEFSMEAGDTVYQKLRAAVKAGTAPCLSKMDGQNLATFAADGLLTDISRTAAPYKSAYTTAAWNSVSPGGATYGIPMGSSPLFTAYRADLFRKYGIDKAPATWAELIADGIAIQKKNKNIKIFNMAGEDPSTLVDLSWQAGASWYKVDGNQWKIGFTTPEALKAGDVVQQLVDNNLASNASYADPGVFKTWDLGKTILMTTSTWQLPIYNTNFPKSRGEWQLADAPLFDTAAPRTSSFFDTTAVLKGCKYPDRAAQFAAWLSSSKESVTTLTDPKSKSGLFPALKDVTPYVDKIIPTEMFNGKSDSAQIITTAASRVGDQWQYGPDYADMFAEMQKDWGKVIKKQMTVKDMLTRLQSWTLSDLKSKGVNAGAAS; encoded by the coding sequence ATGAGTAAGTTCCGCAAGAGAGCCGTCACCGGAGCCGCCGCCGCTGCCGCGCTCTCCCTGCTGCTGGGCGCGTGTTCGGGCAGCGGCGACGACACGGCTTCCTCCTCGCCCAGCACGAGCGGCAAGGTCAAGCTGCAGTTCTGGAGCTGGACCGAGGGCGTCGAGGCACAGGTCAAGACCTGGAACAAGGCGCACCCCGAGACACAGGTGGAGTTCTCGATGGAGGCGGGTGACACCGTTTACCAGAAGCTGCGTGCGGCGGTGAAGGCCGGCACCGCGCCGTGTCTGTCCAAGATGGACGGGCAAAACCTGGCGACGTTCGCCGCCGACGGCCTGTTGACCGACATCAGCAGGACAGCCGCCCCGTACAAGAGCGCGTACACGACCGCCGCGTGGAACTCGGTCAGCCCGGGCGGCGCCACGTACGGCATCCCGATGGGCTCGTCCCCGCTGTTCACCGCGTACCGCGCGGATCTGTTCCGGAAGTACGGCATCGACAAGGCCCCGGCGACCTGGGCGGAGCTGATCGCGGACGGTATCGCGATCCAGAAGAAGAACAAGAACATCAAGATCTTCAACATGGCGGGCGAGGACCCGAGCACCCTGGTCGACCTGTCCTGGCAGGCCGGCGCCTCCTGGTACAAGGTGGACGGCAACCAATGGAAGATCGGCTTCACCACCCCCGAGGCCCTCAAGGCCGGTGACGTGGTCCAGCAACTCGTCGACAACAACCTCGCCTCCAACGCCTCCTACGCCGACCCGGGCGTCTTCAAGACCTGGGACCTCGGCAAGACCATCCTGATGACCACCTCCACCTGGCAGCTGCCGATCTACAACACCAACTTCCCCAAGTCCCGGGGCGAGTGGCAGCTCGCCGACGCCCCGCTGTTCGACACGGCCGCCCCCCGGACCTCCAGCTTCTTCGACACCACCGCCGTACTGAAGGGCTGCAAGTACCCGGACCGCGCCGCCCAGTTCGCGGCCTGGCTGAGCAGCAGCAAGGAGTCGGTCACCACACTGACCGATCCCAAGTCCAAGTCCGGGCTGTTCCCCGCGCTCAAGGACGTCACCCCGTACGTCGACAAGATCATCCCGACCGAGATGTTCAACGGAAAGTCCGACAGCGCCCAGATCATCACCACCGCCGCGTCCCGGGTGGGCGACCAGTGGCAGTACGGCCCCGACTACGCCGACATGTTCGCGGAGATGCAGAAGGACTGGGGCAAGGTCATCAAGAAGCAGATGACCGTCAAGGACATGCTGACCCGCCTCCAGTCGTGGACCCTCTCCGACCTCAAGAGCAAGGGCGTCAACGCCGGCGCCGCGAGCTGA
- a CDS encoding hydroxyacid dehydrogenase, with the protein MSSTPLPAALFAMDPIHLPELFPPSVLARLSELVRIDTELVVQDFTDPAATAALAGAEILITGWGCPRVDADVLAAAPRLRRVLHAAGSVRGLLGEAVWERGITVSSAVRANALPVAEYALASILLAGKDAFALRERFRAEAVYPAPGDYAHVGNLGRRLGVIGASRVGRRLLELLRPFDFSVSLYDPYVDQAEAAALGAVALSLDELLRSSDIVSLHAPDIPETYRMLDRERLALIPDGGVLVNTSRGALVDHDALTDELVSGRLGAVLDVTEPEPLPRSSPLYRLPNVFLTPHIAGSLGNELERLGATVVEELARDAAGLPPAHEVRHADLARAA; encoded by the coding sequence ATGTCCTCCACACCACTGCCAGCAGCCCTGTTCGCCATGGACCCAATCCATTTGCCCGAACTCTTCCCCCCTTCCGTCCTGGCCCGCCTCAGCGAGCTGGTGAGGATCGACACCGAGCTCGTCGTCCAGGACTTCACCGACCCGGCCGCCACCGCGGCCCTGGCCGGGGCCGAGATCCTCATCACCGGCTGGGGCTGCCCCCGCGTGGACGCCGACGTCCTCGCCGCCGCGCCCCGGCTGCGCCGCGTCCTCCACGCGGCCGGGAGCGTGCGCGGTCTCCTCGGCGAGGCGGTCTGGGAGCGCGGCATCACCGTCTCCAGCGCGGTCCGGGCCAACGCGCTCCCCGTCGCCGAATACGCCCTCGCCTCGATTCTTCTCGCCGGCAAGGACGCCTTCGCACTGCGCGAGCGTTTCCGCGCCGAAGCGGTCTACCCGGCCCCCGGCGACTACGCCCACGTCGGCAACCTCGGCCGCCGCCTCGGCGTCATCGGTGCCTCGCGGGTCGGCCGCCGGCTCCTGGAACTGCTGCGGCCCTTCGACTTCTCCGTTTCGCTCTACGACCCCTACGTCGACCAGGCCGAAGCCGCCGCCCTCGGCGCGGTGGCGCTCTCGCTCGACGAACTGCTCCGCAGCAGCGACATCGTCAGCCTCCATGCCCCCGACATCCCCGAGACCTACCGCATGCTCGACCGCGAGCGCCTGGCTCTGATCCCCGACGGCGGGGTCCTCGTCAACACCTCGCGCGGTGCGCTCGTCGACCACGACGCGCTCACCGACGAGCTGGTCAGCGGGCGGCTCGGCGCGGTCCTGGACGTCACCGAGCCCGAGCCGCTCCCCCGGTCCTCCCCGCTGTACCGGCTGCCCAACGTCTTCCTCACCCCGCACATCGCCGGTTCCCTCGGCAATGAGCTCGAACGACTCGGCGCCACGGTGGTCGAGGAGCTCGCCCGTGACGCGGCGGGGCTGCCGCCGGCCCATGAGGTCCGCCATGCGGACCTGGCCCGGGCGGCGTGA
- a CDS encoding LacI family DNA-binding transcriptional regulator, translating into MTDHGTPPQPAPAAKRSRRRSGGTAGDGRPSTIRDVAAQAGVSVATVSRVLAGNYPVAAATKARVTAAVEALHYVVNVHAKALSGSVAGPIALVIQDITGPSFAHVAAGVEQEASDQGRLSLVCATHGDLDREDDLVQLMRQQHAGAVLLVGGVNPDEAYHRRMADYARALDAVGSRLVLVGRPPLPAGVPVTVVAYDDRGGAFQAVSHLVAAGHRRILFLAGPALMSSVEARRAGYRDALRAHGVPPADELDVPGSYTRISGYQRIRAALREGLDFTAVFASTDMVAVGALAALREAGLDVPGDISLVGFDDVPFAADLTPALTTVRVPFEDLGRTAVRLALQREDRPAADDHVVLSTQLVIRQSVRTVD; encoded by the coding sequence GTGACGGACCACGGAACCCCGCCCCAGCCCGCGCCCGCCGCCAAACGCAGCCGTAGACGGAGCGGCGGAACTGCGGGGGACGGCCGCCCGAGCACCATTCGTGACGTCGCCGCACAGGCGGGCGTGTCGGTGGCAACCGTTTCCCGGGTGCTCGCCGGGAACTACCCGGTGGCGGCCGCGACAAAGGCCCGCGTGACGGCGGCGGTCGAGGCGCTGCACTACGTCGTCAACGTCCACGCCAAGGCGCTCTCCGGGAGCGTCGCGGGCCCTATCGCGCTGGTCATCCAGGACATCACGGGGCCGTCGTTCGCCCATGTCGCGGCCGGTGTGGAGCAGGAGGCCTCCGACCAGGGCCGGCTCAGCCTGGTGTGCGCCACCCATGGCGACCTGGACCGTGAGGACGACCTCGTCCAGCTCATGCGGCAGCAGCACGCGGGCGCGGTCCTCCTGGTCGGCGGCGTCAACCCCGACGAGGCGTACCACCGGCGCATGGCCGACTATGCCAGGGCCCTTGACGCCGTAGGCTCCCGCCTGGTGCTGGTCGGCCGTCCGCCGTTGCCCGCCGGGGTGCCCGTCACCGTCGTCGCGTACGACGACCGGGGCGGCGCGTTCCAGGCCGTCAGCCATCTGGTCGCCGCAGGGCACCGCCGGATCCTTTTCCTCGCCGGCCCGGCCCTGATGAGCAGCGTCGAAGCCCGCCGCGCCGGCTACCGCGACGCGCTGCGCGCCCACGGCGTTCCCCCGGCCGACGAACTCGACGTCCCCGGCTCCTACACCCGCATCTCCGGCTACCAGCGGATCCGCGCCGCCCTCCGGGAGGGCCTCGACTTCACCGCCGTCTTCGCCAGCACCGACATGGTCGCCGTCGGCGCCCTGGCGGCCCTCCGCGAGGCTGGTCTCGACGTCCCCGGCGACATCTCTCTCGTCGGCTTCGACGACGTCCCCTTCGCCGCAGACCTCACCCCTGCCCTCACCACGGTCCGCGTCCCCTTCGAGGATCTCGGCCGCACCGCCGTACGCCTGGCCCTCCAGCGCGAGGACCGGCCTGCTGCCGACGACCACGTGGTCCTCAGCACCCAGCTCGTGATCCGCCAGTCGGTGCGGACGGTGGACTGA
- a CDS encoding dihydrofolate reductase family protein — translation MRSVTYSMSVSLDGYIVGPDGNFDWTAPDEEVFRFWIDEIREVGVHLMGRRLYETMLYWETADQDPTLDDADREWTALWKPLPKVVFSTTLSTVQGNARLASGGLAEEIERLRAEPGEGDIAIGGATLAAEAAASGLIDEYRAMVYPVLVGGGIPFFPRHERRVDLELVETRTFRSKVVYLRHRVTR, via the coding sequence ATGCGCAGCGTGACCTACTCGATGAGCGTCTCACTCGACGGCTACATCGTCGGGCCGGACGGCAACTTCGACTGGACGGCCCCCGACGAGGAGGTCTTTCGCTTCTGGATCGACGAGATTCGAGAGGTCGGCGTCCACCTGATGGGACGACGGCTGTACGAGACGATGCTGTACTGGGAGACCGCCGACCAGGATCCAACGCTCGACGACGCAGATCGCGAGTGGACCGCGCTCTGGAAGCCGCTCCCGAAGGTGGTGTTCTCCACCACGCTGTCGACGGTGCAGGGCAATGCCCGCCTGGCCTCCGGCGGCCTGGCGGAGGAGATCGAGCGGTTGCGGGCCGAGCCGGGGGAGGGCGACATCGCGATCGGCGGCGCGACTCTCGCCGCCGAGGCGGCCGCGTCGGGTCTGATCGACGAGTACCGGGCCATGGTCTACCCGGTGCTGGTCGGCGGTGGCATTCCGTTCTTTCCCCGACATGAGCGCCGGGTGGATCTCGAACTCGTCGAGACCCGCACCTTCCGCTCGAAAGTCGTCTACCTCCGCCACCGCGTGACGCGTTAG